In one Thermanaerovibrio velox DSM 12556 genomic region, the following are encoded:
- the serS gene encoding serine--tRNA ligase, whose product MMDLRWVRDNLEEARSYLRARNSDFPLDQLISFDERRRQILAEVEDLKAKRNEGSRRVGEMKRRGEEPKDLMEEMRAIGDRISVLESELSAVEQELNGLLLRMPNRPHESVPVGKDETCNPVVRVWGEPRQFDFTPKPHWEVGEALGIMEFERAVRLAESRFVILRGLGARLERALIQYMLDLHCENGYTEVSPPFLVNTDTMTGTGQLPKFAEDLYRCANDDLWLIPTAEVPLTNLHRGEILEEEQLPLYYTAYTPCFRREAGSYGRDVKGMLRVHQFSKVELVKICKPEDSYDELEKLTASAESVLKGLGLPYRVVCLCTGDMGFGASKTYDIEVWLPSQGCYREISSCSNCEDFQARRMNTRYRPKGGGKPRFVHTLNGSGIAVGRCLLAIVENFQRQDGSVDIPDALVPYMGGVKRIVPVCSGNA is encoded by the coding sequence ATGATGGACCTTCGATGGGTAAGGGATAACCTGGAAGAGGCGAGATCTTATTTAAGGGCTCGGAACTCCGATTTCCCGCTAGATCAGCTTATATCCTTTGATGAAAGGCGTCGGCAGATCCTGGCGGAGGTTGAGGATCTGAAGGCCAAGCGCAATGAGGGTTCCCGGAGGGTTGGGGAGATGAAGCGCCGGGGGGAAGAACCCAAGGATCTTATGGAGGAGATGCGTGCCATAGGAGATAGGATTTCTGTGCTGGAGAGTGAGCTGTCTGCGGTTGAGCAGGAGCTCAACGGTCTTTTGCTTAGGATGCCCAACAGGCCGCATGAATCCGTCCCGGTAGGAAAGGATGAGACTTGCAACCCGGTGGTCAGGGTTTGGGGAGAGCCTAGGCAGTTCGACTTCACTCCCAAGCCCCATTGGGAAGTTGGCGAGGCCTTGGGGATAATGGAGTTTGAAAGGGCGGTCCGTTTGGCGGAGAGCCGGTTCGTGATTCTTCGGGGACTGGGTGCTCGGTTGGAAAGGGCATTGATCCAGTATATGTTGGATCTTCACTGTGAGAACGGCTATACTGAGGTATCCCCTCCCTTTCTCGTTAACACCGATACGATGACTGGTACTGGTCAGCTGCCTAAGTTTGCGGAAGATCTGTACCGCTGTGCCAACGATGACCTGTGGCTCATCCCCACCGCGGAGGTTCCCCTTACGAACCTTCACAGGGGGGAGATACTGGAGGAGGAACAGCTGCCCCTTTACTACACTGCTTACACCCCATGTTTTAGGCGAGAGGCCGGTAGTTATGGGCGGGATGTAAAGGGTATGCTCAGGGTTCATCAGTTCTCCAAGGTGGAGCTTGTAAAAATATGCAAACCCGAGGACAGTTACGATGAGCTTGAGAAGCTTACCGCTTCTGCGGAGTCCGTGTTGAAGGGGCTTGGGCTTCCGTATAGGGTTGTTTGCCTCTGCACCGGTGATATGGGATTTGGAGCCAGCAAGACCTATGACATAGAGGTCTGGCTGCCATCTCAGGGGTGTTATCGGGAGATAAGTTCGTGCAGCAACTGTGAGGATTTTCAGGCCAGGAGAATGAACACCCGCTACAGACCGAAGGGAGGGGGCAAGCCGCGATTTGTCCATACCCTAAATGGCTCTGGGATAGCGGTTGGGCGGTGCCTCCTGGCCATAGTGGAAAACTTCCAGCGGCAAGATGGGTCCGTTGATATCCCCGATGCATTGGTGCCCTACATGGGAGGGGTCAAGCGGATAGTCCCGGTTTGCAGTGGTAATGCTTAG